The region ATTATGGCAGACTTGCATATCTCTACTTGAAGACCTTATGCAGTTTTAAGATCACAAAGACTATTGACTTTTACTTTGTAGTCTTTCTAGTCAAAATGATTGTGTGTTACCTAAGGACACAAGTACATATTGAATAATATTAATTTGACCACATCATGGCTTCCTTCCAAACCTCCTCTTTAAAGCCGCCTTTATATCTTTGTTTTTAAAGCTATAAATTATTGGGTTTAGTAAAGGTACAGCAGCCATATTAAATAGAGCATAGAGCTTTTTAGAGTCAAAGTTGCTTGATGAGTTTGGCACCAAATACTGACTAATCAGAAGCGTGTAGAGAAGGATGACAACGGTGAAGTGTGAGGAGCAAGTGTAGAAGGCCTTACGTCTACCATTGCTGGTTTGGATCTTCAAAACTGCAACTATTATAAAAATATAAGGTGCAAAAGTAAAAATGAATGGGGCAATAGTAAAAAGAAACAACCCTTCAATGAGGAATAAGATGTCTAAAATTGAGGTATTACTGCAAGTGATGTTCAACAATGGGACAATATCACAAAGGAAGTGGTTGATTTCAATGGACGTATAGCATGAGAAACTTGAAAATATCCCAACAAGAGGACTAATAAAGAGAAAGCCCAAGGTCCAGCATAAAGAAGCCAACAAAACACATGTCCTATGGGTCATAACCAGATGATAGTTTAGAGGTTTACAGATGGCCACATAGCGATCGTAGCTCATGGCTGCTAGTATAAATAACTCATGGACTGTGAAGGACCCAGACATGAAAGACTGTGTCATGCACCCTTTAAATGAAACAGTCTTATCTCCGGTAATGAAACTTATAAGGATCTTATGCAGACTGGTGGTAGTCGATGCCATGTCTACAATGGACAGGTTAGCTAAGAAGAAGTACATAGGCAAGTGGAGATGAGAGTCAATGCAGATTAAGATGAAAACGACCATGTTGCCTCCAAGGGTGATCAGATATATTACTAATACTATGATGAATATGGTAATTTGTAATTCAGGAACATCCGAAATTCCTTGAATAATGAAATATTCAACGAAGGTTTCATTCATATACATTTGTACAATCAATGCGAATCTGAAAAGACAAATTGTACACATAGTAAATACTTGACtcaaatatttcaatgttttttGTAGGGAtagttttacatttttgtggatcaaAATTTCTTCCGATATAAGTTATTATGGTACTTTTAATCTGCAACCTTTGATTGACAAGTTAATAAATGAGTTAGTATTATAGAATAAATTTCTTTGGCCTTAGTATTATAGCATTTTTAACCCCCAATGCATCTACTTAGTGGGCAGTTCTCCAATTTGGCTCTAAAAGCAATTAACGGAAAGTCCATGAAGCAACTGTTATGGATAAAAAGAGAACGGAAGAATAAAACAGTATTATTCATCAAATTCTGAGATGTAGAGGGATGATCATTTCAAAGTGGTGAGTGTATTTTATTACAGCCAGAGCGGCCAGGCTGGTGAGTTGGGAATCCAAAACTTTTCGAGAAACATAATAAGTAATAGTAAGGGCTTCACGACAAACATGGTTTCCTTGCTTGAGTTTTTGCAAGTAAATAATGAGTGTCACCCTAGTTTGCAATTAATTTGGAAGTAGAGATGAACTAATTGAATTCTCATGAATTTCAGAAACAATTTTAATTTGACATTGTCAATTTTTTTCGATTGCATTTTCACATTTTTGAGCCGAATTCAAATTTCTGCATATTCTCAAATCTTTATTAGAAACATCACATCAGACATCACTCATATGTGGTGGATGAGCTCTAAATTACTTAAAGTTTGGTAAAATAATTTGGAGGTAATGAGTAAACATTATGGAGTTTTGGGATCATTAATTTTGAGGTTAATAAACAAAATTATAACAGGAGGGATACAAAAAAAGAGTCTACAGTATGTATAAACAACCATTTTTGAAACGTCTCTTCGTAAACAGGAGTTGGGTGACCGAAAGAATATCCTGTGCTTCACAATGCAAAAAGGaggtggaaaaaaattaaaaagtgtgaAAGATattgttttacaaaaaaaaaataaaaaaaaaaagctgtatgaGTTATTATGGAATAAATGGGaaacattttaaatatttttttttatttttggaaggGTATTAGAAGAACTTAAAGGTGTGATTTTTGCaagctttttttaattttatttgaatTCATTAAAAAATATCTTTTACATTTTTTGCCTATGGTGGTATTAATACTGTACACAGAAGCTAGAtaagtttaaaaaaattattatattattgtccAGGTTCAGCCACAACTTTATGTATTCTGCTTTGCTTATCTAGTCATGTAGGGtcaatctaaataataataatgatctctTATAAAtagcaaatattattattattattattattactattttatttttttggcacaGAACTTCCagcactaaaaaaataaaaacctcatcTGTAATCTTGATAAAAAAGTAAATATAAGAAAATTAAAAACTGTAGCACAAatatttagattttattttttaaatttgtagTGTATTTACCCAGTTAATTAATTTAGGATAATTTTTTTCGGCTAaggcattcattcattcattcattactTCAATACGAACTGttttaaaaaattgttaaaaaatccaTTTAAGAGTTTACCTATTCTCGGTTTCACATAATCACAATTCTTAGAGTTTTAATTGTAGACAATTGTAATA is a window of Ranitomeya variabilis isolate aRanVar5 chromosome 2, aRanVar5.hap1, whole genome shotgun sequence DNA encoding:
- the LOC143803801 gene encoding olfactory receptor 8G17-like, coding for MYMNETFVEYFIIQGISDVPELQITIFIIVLVIYLITLGGNMVVFILICIDSHLHLPMYFFLANLSIVDMASTTTSLHKILISFITGDKTVSFKGCMTQSFMSGSFTVHELFILAAMSYDRYVAICKPLNYHLVMTHRTCVLLASLCWTLGFLFISPLVGIFSSFSCYTSIEINHFLCDIVPLLNITCSNTSILDILFLIEGLFLFTIAPFIFTFAPYIFIIVAVLKIQTSNGRRKAFYTCSSHFTVVILLYTLLISQYLVPNSSSNFDSKKLYALFNMAAVPLLNPIIYSFKNKDIKAALKRRFGRKP